The Anastrepha ludens isolate Willacy chromosome 2, idAnaLude1.1, whole genome shotgun sequence DNA window aataaatttatttttgtttcatcgctCCAAAGTGTGGGCGTTTTCCAAAACGTATCATTGCTTTACTTTGTAAAGTTATGATTTGCAACCCTGTTGAATTGGAGGCATAGCTCAATGAGggtccgtgtcaaacgcaagaagaacttgcttcagtattaggatttacccgccaatccatttccaagcgattgcatgctttgggggaatgattcagaaacaggggactagggttccttatgagttataATTCTTTATATATTATTAGAATATTAGActctaaatattaaataaaaatatattgtaatgaTAAAAGCAATTCCATTTaggggggcagatacctgtaagatttcgaaaaaaaaaaaaatgtttttttcataaaatctcAGAAACATAAGTACTTcttattctttgcgttcgagtggtgggagaggtatagttatgtattcatatatttctcaaaagtatatttttcgaattggcgtacgcgataactcgaaaagttattgaccgatctccctgaaattttgcacacatcttacacaatttacaattcgaaaatttttcgaaaatataattttttcaaagcaaaagtagtaggaaaattcgtcctattcatttttttaagcattttattccgcgatttttcatttgtttttaattcatatagaaattatgtcATAGTCCGAATggttaaaataaacaaacatttttttatattattttaatgtataaataaactgtatgccaattttggaaaaaatatattagcttcttcattttaaataattttaatgaaaatcaggaaaaatatggccgtttacgggtatctgcccccttaaaacTTACTTTTCTTTGTTTCCGCCATTTTTTCCGTTGTATGATACATGTACAAATATTGCATCAGCTTTTTTAGTAATGCGTTGGTTGCTTTTTGTTGCTTATCGAGAACTTCGACCATACTTTTGGGAACACGTTACATCGTCAAGGGTTTCATGGTTGCGTTTAGGAACATGTTACTTTGTTTGAACACAAAACAACAGGCGTTTTGGGAAACACCAGATGTTATACCATTTTTTCATACCCTCTGGTCTACACCATGGCTTGTGCTCTTGAGCAAAACATTTCCTCTTCCATAAATTTGGTTATTTCAACAGACGAGCTGTTCTGTCCAGTAGGTTCTTGTTGTACAATCGGCGCCCTACAGTTCTTTCTGATACTACGTTGTTGATTTCAGCTGCAATGTCCTTTGAATGTCAAAAGATCCTTCTTGTTACGAGTCTCAATTAAATTTTCAGCAGTGCAAGGCATTTGcaacaaaagttataaaaaaaattcatattaactATTAGTTATTAAATGAACTATTACTTACGTTACATTCCATATTTGTTACTTATAGTTCAAATGCAAGAGTTAACCGCTATAGGTACTTAGTTtgactttttgaagtgaaaacttctttagaatcgttgggagtgatttgggaagaagtgaaacgaaaaagcgaccaacttggctacgaatattacatataaacgtagcgatgaactaaataacttttaggccagcacCGACagtatggcgcgatagccgagcggctagcattgtgggcttccgatccaaaattcttggttcgaatcacaagaaaaatttcttttttttgaaatttgcattgtaggacatttctgattatttattgaaaacagttttttggcttttctatttttggtttagatactgaaagtcagtttaagtgaatcggtataaatatttcgtacattaatttttgtgagcgtgtaattctcaaaaggtttattaGAAAATCTATTGACTAGGTAGTGTGGTATCTGTTCTTATCAGCTTAACATCTGATAGATCCTCCGTCGGaggacaacaaatgttaaactgatttttggAAATGGGCGAAGTGTTTTAAGGGCTTTCTCCACCTCTGCCACGGGTTGGCCCGGTATTGCAGTACCGCCGGTATTTCGgcccaaattattgaataaatacaagaagaaatatactaatacatttagctttggtgggaagatacatcaatttttatatgaatacaagtagacgaaaatggaagaaatttgtAAGTCTGTTTCTTCGGTccgtttgggtattttttttgacaacatcgaaaccaaagcgtTTGCATCATATTTtatctatcataagccactcgtatcatttgttgaaattgaaaacattgaggatgaataataataaaatgaagaaaataaaatatgaattttagagcaatattataatgaacctataattatcccgctcctaatgctgctttcgtcttattctctctcagtttgtcttacggaaggtttcacttctatcgcgtctaaccgttagactggtatttttttttataaaaatatattttgtacttcaataaaaaaatataactaaaagtTTTAAACcttgtaaattttgaaaattgaatacataaaaaaccaaataatttttaacaatatttttgttgacGGTGTTGCACATttccttccatataaaaaaatcaattcgcGGGTTCGTTATATGAAGGAAATTGCATAACAtcgtcaataaaaaaataattaaaatttaactcaaaatttAAACCACTCAAACACGCACATAAATTCAATAGACTGAAATCTGcgatcgccgtagccgaataagtgggtgcgtgactaccatttggaatttggagtacgtaggttcgaatctccgtgaaacactaaaatgaagaaaaaactttgttctattagcggtcgcccctcagcaggcaatgacaaacctccgagtgtatttctgccatgaaaaagttcctcataaaaaatatctaccgatcggagccggcttgaaactgaaggtccctccatttgtggaacatcaagacgcatgcatACTATGTTCGTGAGGCAAGGATATTACTTCacgatataatttaaaaaacgagcCCTGTGAACATtgctttatatactcgtatataggtataaattattgtatttgttagtattatatattatcaaagcgttatatatttctattcggaaatttatgatttttattaattataagaTTTTTTAACGTTAGTATTTATTTGGCTTTCCCTTGAGCAGCAACTGCCTCCATTGCTTTCCGTACAGTCTCCTCATCACCTAGAAATTTCATGGAAACGGTTGGCTTAAGGCACTCATCCAATTCGTATATAAAAGGTATTCCGGTTGGTAAGTTCAGTGCCATAATTTGATCTTCGGATAAATCtgcaattaattttaaacttttggCTGTTGCGCAATAATTTATCGCAGTACACTTACTGTCCAGATGCTTGACTATACCACGCAGACTATTGCCATGCGCTGAAATTAGGATTAGTTTTCCTTCTTTTATTTGCGGCACAACCGTCTCGTTCCAGTAAGGCAATGTTCGCTCAATTGTCAGCTTAAGCGATTCAAAAGATGGAAACTCCTCTTTTGAAGGACCATCTGCATAACGTGGGTCGTTGACGATATTGTCGTAGTATGGATGATCTTTTTCCATAGGTGGAGGAGGAGTTGCAAAACTTCTACGCCATATCTTTACCTGCTCCTCACCGTATTTAGCAGCAGTTTCCGCCTTATTCAAGCCAGTCAGACCACCGTAATGACGTTCATTCAAACGCCATGTTTTACAAATTGGCGTATCTGTTTGTCCGATTTCCTTTAAGATTATATCTAATGTAATTATAGCCCGGCAAAGCACGGAAGTAtgacaaatgtcaaatttgaagcCACACTCTTTTATGGCTTTTGAAGCTGATTTAGCCTCCTTCACTCCTTTATCACTTAGTGCAGAGTCATACCAACCGCAGAATTGATTTTTCTTATTCCATTCTGATTCACCATGACGAATcattacaattttatattttccagtCTTTGCGCTCGGCTCGTGTGTCTGTCGCACATTTGTTGGCTTTTTTGCAGGATATGAACGGTTCCATGGTGTGTAGGCATATGAGAATCCTTCAGAGGCGCTAAATTCTCGCGTAAATAGACTTCGAAATTTATTAAGGGAGACTAACCGCATTGCCATATTACACAACAACCTCTTAAAGCTGAATTCAGCGAAACAGCTGATTTGGCTATTTGGCCGTTGCGAGATCGAATTGATTGCAAGAATgaaatttcaaaagtaaaaatttaagattttgaattttaaatgcaaACGAATCGTATACACCATAGTGAAAGGTACTACAAATTGAAAGGTACTacaatttgtttaatatattttcgcGAGTTCcttttgattgttgttgttgtagcaatatAAACATTCCCATAAGCATACATATCCCATATATGAATCCGGGTCGCATTTCAAGTTT harbors:
- the LOC128854793 gene encoding phosphoglycerate mutase 2-like, with the protein product MAMRLVSLNKFRSLFTREFSASEGFSYAYTPWNRSYPAKKPTNVRQTHEPSAKTGKYKIVMIRHGESEWNKKNQFCGWYDSALSDKGVKEAKSASKAIKECGFKFDICHTSVLCRAIITLDIILKEIGQTDTPICKTWRLNERHYGGLTGLNKAETAAKYGEEQVKIWRRSFATPPPPMEKDHPYYDNIVNDPRYADGPSKEEFPSFESLKLTIERTLPYWNETVVPQIKEGKLILISAHGNSLRGIVKHLDNLSEDQIMALNLPTGIPFIYELDECLKPTVSMKFLGDEETVRKAMEAVAAQGKAK